Part of the Paenarthrobacter sp. JL.01a genome is shown below.
CCGCTGCTGAAACCGCGACGGCGGCAGCATCCTCCTCGGCCTGCGTCACCGCCGTGCGGTCCTCCAGCGGCTCCGGCGCACCGCTACCGCGCGTCCCGCCGTCGTCGTGCTGTGCCTCGTGCTGCGGCTCGTGGCCGCGCTTATCTCCAAAGCCAAGGTTCTTCTTCAAGTTATCCAGCAAACCCATGGAGCACACTCCCCTGTTCAGCGCGGCGTTCACGTGCCGGTACCTTCGTCCGGCACCTTGATCGTACGGCGCGTCAGCAGCACATGTAACCCCGTTAACGCCGCAAGGGGCCGGCTCGAAAGCCGGCCCCTTGACGGGAACTACTTAGTGTTTACCACTTGGCAGTGTTGCCACCTGGCAGTGTTTACCACTTGCCCTTGCGGTTGAAGTCGCGGTTGCTGCCTTCGCCGCCCGTGCGGGGCTTGCGGGCACCGTCACCGTGTCCGCCGTAGCGCGAGCCGCTTGCCTGGCCACGATCGCGGTCGCCGTAGCTACCGGAGGTGCGCTCGGCGCGGTCGCTGTACGAGCGGCCACCACGGTCAGCGGAGGAACGCTCGCCGTCGGACTTGCGGAACTCCTTCTTGAATCCGCCGTTGCCCTTGAAGTTGCCGCCACCGCGGTTGTCGCGGTCGCCGTAGCCGCCGCGTCCGCCGCCGGAGTAGCCGCCACGCTCGCTGTTGGGCCTGCGGCCGTTGTCCAGCTCAAGGTGGATCAGCTCGCCGCCGATGCGGGTACGGGACAGTGCACGCAGCTGCTCGGGGCTCAGGTCCGCCGGGAGCTCAACCAGGGAGTGGTCCGAGCGGATGTCGATTCCGCCGATCTGTGCGGAGGAGATACCGCCTTCGTTGGCAATGGCACCCACGATGGAACCGGGCATGACGCGCTGGCGGCGTCCGACGGCGATCCGGTAGGTGGCGTTGCCCTCGGTCAGCGCACGGGTCGGGCCACGGGAACCGAAGCCGTCCTTGGAGCGCTCACGCTTCTGGTACTCCGGAGCTGCGGGCAGTTCCTTGACCAACAAGGGCTGTCCGCCCTGGGCCATGACGGCAAGCGCCGCAGCGATCTCGGCAGCCGGGACCTTGTGCTCTTCCTCGTAGGAAGCAATGAGGTCGCGGAACATGGCCACGTCCTCGGACTCGAGGGTCTCCGTGATGCGCTCGGCAAACTTGCCCAGGCGCAACGAGTTGACGGTCTCGGCCGTAGGAAGGTGCATCTGCTCCACCGGCTGGCGCGTGGCCTTCTCGATGGCACGGAGCAAGTACTTCTCGCGCGGCGTCATGAACAGCACGGCGTCGCCGTTACGGCCTGCACGGCCGGTGCGGCCGATGCGGTGGACGTAGGACTCGGTGTCGTGCGGAATGTCGTAGTTGATCACGTGGCTGATGCGCTCAACGTCAAGACCGCGGGCGGCGACGTCGGTGGCCACAAGGATGTCGATCCGGCCTTCCTTGAGTGCGTCCACAGTGCGTTCACGCTGCTGCTGCGGGATGTCACCGTTGATGGCTGCGGCCTGGAAGCCGCGGGACTTCAGCTTGTCGGCAAGGTCCTCGGTAGCCATCTTGGTCCGCACGAAGGCGATAACGCCGTCGAACTCTTCAACCTCGAGGATGCGGGTCAGGGCATCCAGCTTGTGGGGGCCCATGACCTGGAGGTAACGCTGGCGGATGTTGGTGCCCGTGGAGGTCTTGGACTTCACGGAAATCTCGGCAGGGTTATTCAGGTACTGCTTGGACATGCGGCGGATCTGGCCGGGCATGGTGGCAGAGAACAGAGCAACCTGGCGGGTGTCCGGAGTCTGCTGGAAGATCTGCTCCACGTCATCGGCGAAGCCCATGCGCAGCATCTCGTCAGCTTCGTCCAGGACCAGGTACTGGAGCTCGGAGAGGTCCAGGGAGCCCTTGGCGATGTGGTCGATCACGCGGCCGGGGGTACCGACAACAACCTGAGCACCGCGGCGCAGGCCGGCGAGCTGCGGGCCGTAGGCCGAGCCACCGTAGACCGGCAGGACAGTGAAGTCGTCAATGTGCTTGGCGTAGGAGGTGAACGCCTCTGCAACCTGCAGGGCCAGTTCACGCGTCGGAGCCAGGACCAGGGCCTGGGTCTTGCGGGAGGGGCCGTTGAGGTCGTGAAGCTCAGCCAGGCGGGACAGGGCCGGAACAGCGAAAGCTGCGGTCTTGCCGGTACCGGTCTGGGCCAGGCCAACGACGTCGCGGCCTTCAAGCAGGAGCGGGATGGTGGCGGCCTGGATGGGCGAGGGCTTCTCGTAGCCAACATCCTGAAGGGCGGCCAGAACACGGCCGTCGATGCCAAGATCGACGAACTTGATGCCTTCTTCTTCCTCTTCTTCTGCCTTGGGGGCAGGAGCTTCGGTGAAGGCGGGGGCTGCAGACTCAGCTGCGGCAGTCTCGACGGGGGCAGCGGCAGCAGCCGGTGCTTCAGCTTCGGCGGGAGCGGCTGCTTCAGCAGACTCAGCGTTCTGCGCGTCGAAGTTTTCGTTGAGATTTTCGGTCATAGGGAGAAATTCCTCATCCATAGGGCAGTCGGCGCGACCCGGTTGGGCTGGCCGCAGTACTCGTCGCGAAAAACAGGAAATGGTGCCCTGCTTCCGCAAGAAGTCCGGCGCTGTCGCAATCCCATGGCAGGACTTCCCGCTGCATCTCTTGGCTGCTATCCCAGCAGTCTGTACAGCGTTTTCTTTAGCCGGCTCTCCCTATGAAAATGCCCGCACACATTTGCGGGCCCCAACACTTACCAGTCCTGCCTCAAGAATTGGGCAGGATAAAGGGAATTCCGGAGTGGGGGATGTTTCAAGTGTAGGGCACGCGGCAGCCTCACCGCGAGTTAAGACCCCGCGACCACCGGGTGAGCTTGTTCACACCGGCCCGGTGAGCTGCTAGAGTCCGCTCCTTCGCAGCACTTTGTCGAACTCGCGGTGGTAATCCTCCTGGAGGCGGATCTCTCCGTCCGCTTCGGCATCAAGCAGGATTTGCACCAGGTCCGGGGTGGGCTCACTGAACCACTGGGCCACGGTGACGCCGTGCTTGGGCACGAAGGTGCGGTGGATGTGGTCGCCGGCCGAGATACTGCCCGGCTTGATCACGCGCAGGTAGGAACCAACCCGACCGGCGTCGGAAAAGCGCTTGACCCACGTTGGCTCCCCCAGTACGCGCTGGAACGTGGCGCAAGGGGTTCGGGGCGAGGTCACCTCAAGTTCGACGTCAAGACCAATCTTCCACCGCTCGCCGATAACGGCACCTGTGGGGTCAATGCCGGCCACCCGCAGGTTCTCGCCGAAGATGCCCGCCGGAAGGTCCCGCTGCAACTCGTTGGACCAGTAATCAGCGTCTTCCTGTGAATAGGCGTAAACGGCCTGGTCTTCTCCGCCGTGGTGCACCCGGCTGGCCTGCACATCCCCATGGATGCCCAGTTTGTGGACCTTGACCGGTCCCTCGACAGGGCGTTTGTCAATGGCGGTAACGCCCACGCTTCCCACGGGGTCGGGAAGCAACTGGTGGACGCGGCACACGGCAAGGACGGAAGCGGTGTTCATGGGCACCAGTCTACGGATGGACCCGCGAACGGCTAGGGATCAAAACGGTAGCCCATCCCCGCTTCCGTATGCAGATGGCGCGGCTCCGCCGGATCCCGCTCCAACTTCCGCCTCAACTGGGCAATGTAAACCCGCAGGTACTGGGTTTCCTTGGCATAGGCCTGCCCCCAGACCTGGGTGAGAAGCTGCTGTTGGCTGACCAGCTTGCCCTTGTTCCGGACCAGCAGCTCCAGGATGTTCCATTCGGTGGGCGTCAGCCGGACCTCGGCTCCGTCCTTGACGATCTTTTTCCCGGCAAGATCAACAATGAAGTCGGCGGTTGCCAGCGTGGGTTCTTCCCCTCCGGCCCCCACGCGGCGTGAGGCCACCCTCAGCCGCGCAAGCAGCTCATCCAAACCGAATGGCTTGGTCACGTAGTCGTCCGCACCGGCGTCGAGCGCTTCCACTTTGTCCTCCGAAGCATGCCGGGCGGACAGGACAATGATGGGCATGCTGCTCCAGCCGCGGATGCGGCGGATGATCTCCACGCCGTCGATGTCCGGCAGGCCCAGGTCCAGCACCACGATGTTGACCGGATGCTTCGCGGCCGCGTTCAATGCGTCGGCACCGTTACCCACGGTCATGGCCTGGTACCCATGGGCCTGCAGGGTCACCTGCATGGCCCGGGCAATGCGGGCCTCGTCCTCAACGATCAGCACCAGCGTCACAGCGGGTCACCGGTCCACAGCGGCAAGGTGACCACCATAGTCAAGCCTCCACCCGGCGTCGGCTCCGCTGCGAGGCGGCCGCCCATGGCCTCGGTGAATCCCTTCGCGACGGCCAGCCCCAAACCGACTCCGCCGCCTGTTCCCGTACCACCGGCAGTTGAGGCTGCGGACGAATCTCCGAAGCGCTGGAACGGCTGGAACATGGTGAGGACTTCCTCATGGCCAACACCCTTGCCGTGGTCCGCAATCCTCAGTTCGCTGGCCGGCTGCTCCCGCACGGTGATGCCTTCGCCCGCCCGGGCTGTCAGTACGACGTCCGAATCCGGGGCGTATTTCATGGCGTTTTCGACAATATTCGCTACAACTCTCTCGAGCATTCCCGCATCCGCCTGCACGGGGGGCAGGTTGGGCGGCAGTTCGTTGCGCAGCCGCTCGTGTGGCACGCCCTGCAAGGCATCGGGCAGCACGTCCGCCCACACAATCCCGCTCAGCAGCGGGTTTACGGCGTCGGCGGTGATGCGGGACATGTCCAGGAGGTTGTCCACCAAGTGGTCCAAACGGTCCGCATAGTCCTCGATGGTCTCCAACAACTCCCGCTCAACGTCCGGGGGAAATGACACGTCTTCCTGCCGAAGGCTGCTGACAGCGAGCTTGATTCCAGCCAGTGGCGTCCGCAAATCATGGGACACCGCCCGAAGAATCGAGGTCCGCATCTTGTTCCCCTCCGACAACCTCAGATTGTCACGCCTGCTCTTGACCAGCTGCTGCCGCTCCCTGACAGCCACCACGAACGCGCCGAAGGCCACCAGCATCCGCTGGTGGTGGGGCGACAACGGACCGCCGCGCAGCAGGAGCGTGTAGTGGGGATCGACGACGGCGGCGTGATCGGCGGCCGCGTGCGTCACCGGCGGATTCGGGCCGGCGGTGGCCAGGACGCGCCATTCAGCGGGCGCGCCTTGGGTGGCGGTCCGTGTGCCTGAGGAACCCAGGAGGGTCACTGCGTCCATGCCGAGGTTGCCACGGACCTTTTCAAGGAACGTCTCCAAGCTGCCATCCGAACTCAGGATGCGAAGGGCAAGCTCACTGAGCGCAGTTGCCTCTGCCCCGGACCTCGCCGCTTCCTGCGCCCTCCGGCTGGCCAGGCCCACCGCCAAAGCCACCCCACAGGCCACCGCCAGGAAAACCACCAAGGTAAACAAGGTGGTGGGATCGGCGATGGACAACGACCCCACCGGGTCTGCCGAGAAATAGTTCAGCAGGAAACTTCCCAGCACGGCCGCAACCACCGCAGGCCATAGACCTCCGATGGCGGCCACCGCTACCGCCACGGCAAGCTGGAGAAGCATGATCATCGAAAAGTTGCGGAAGTTCAGGACCGTAACGGTCACTTCCACCGCCGGCGGGAGCAGAAGCGCCAGGACCAGCCCTGCCGTGACCCGGCCACGGCCAATGCCACGCACCGTCGGAAACTTCAACAGGGCGCCTTCATCACCGTTGCCCTGAGCCTCTGTTGCCGCCATGGCTACATCCTTGCACGGTTCCCGTGATGGGCACTTCTCCCCACATGCCGCGGGGATAAGTGCCTGCAGAGGGTGCAAGGACTAGGCTTGCTCTGAGCATTCTGGTCCGGCGGGGCGCCGGGCACACCACGGTCTATCCAGGGGGATATACATGGACCCGAAAGACAGCCCTGACGCGGCCGGCAACAACGGCAGCGGCGGGGACAACAACGATGGCTTGAACGCGGCTAACAACGCGCCCAAACCACCTCCTTGGCAAGTGCCCAAGCCTGAGCTCCATCCCGAGTTGTTTACCCCGGTCGAGGACGGTCCAACGGAAAGCAGGAAGCGGAGCCGGAACAAGAAGGTCCCGGCCGATGCATCCGCGCCCGCCGGAGCTTCAGCGGCCAACGGCCAGGCTGAACCGGGTAAGCCCCTGCCCGTCGTTGACCCGTTTGAGCGTGAACGCGAACGTGAAGCCGCTGCCGCAGCGAAGAAAAAGAAGCGTTCCCAGCGCCGCACCATTGTGGTGGGGCTGGGCGTGACAGCCCTCCTGGCGGGAACGATCACCGCCATCGTGGCCTCCAACGAACAGGAGGCCGACTACGCCCAGGTCTGTTTCAACGAAGAAACCGGCGAGCGCGTGGACGATGACCGGTGCAACAACAGCAGCTCGGCAGGCCGGAGTTCCGGCGTTTACGCCTGGTACTTCTACTCCCGCGGCGCCAGCGTGCCCGCCGTCGGCCAGAACCGCAGCGCCTTCCCCAGCGCGACCAAGACGGTACCTCAAGGCGCCAAGTCCTCCACGGGATACAGCACCAAGGGCGGCACGGTCAGCCGCGGTGGCTTCGGCAGCAGTTCCAAAAGCGGCGGAAGCTCGGGAGGCTAGGCGTGCGGCGACTCTCCTCCGTGCCGCG
Proteins encoded:
- a CDS encoding DEAD/DEAH box helicase produces the protein MTENLNENFDAQNAESAEAAAPAEAEAPAAAAAPVETAAAESAAPAFTEAPAPKAEEEEEEGIKFVDLGIDGRVLAALQDVGYEKPSPIQAATIPLLLEGRDVVGLAQTGTGKTAAFAVPALSRLAELHDLNGPSRKTQALVLAPTRELALQVAEAFTSYAKHIDDFTVLPVYGGSAYGPQLAGLRRGAQVVVGTPGRVIDHIAKGSLDLSELQYLVLDEADEMLRMGFADDVEQIFQQTPDTRQVALFSATMPGQIRRMSKQYLNNPAEISVKSKTSTGTNIRQRYLQVMGPHKLDALTRILEVEEFDGVIAFVRTKMATEDLADKLKSRGFQAAAINGDIPQQQRERTVDALKEGRIDILVATDVAARGLDVERISHVINYDIPHDTESYVHRIGRTGRAGRNGDAVLFMTPREKYLLRAIEKATRQPVEQMHLPTAETVNSLRLGKFAERITETLESEDVAMFRDLIASYEEEHKVPAAEIAAALAVMAQGGQPLLVKELPAAPEYQKRERSKDGFGSRGPTRALTEGNATYRIAVGRRQRVMPGSIVGAIANEGGISSAQIGGIDIRSDHSLVELPADLSPEQLRALSRTRIGGELIHLELDNGRRPNSERGGYSGGGRGGYGDRDNRGGGNFKGNGGFKKEFRKSDGERSSADRGGRSYSDRAERTSGSYGDRDRGQASGSRYGGHGDGARKPRTGGEGSNRDFNRKGKW
- a CDS encoding MOSC domain-containing protein encodes the protein MNTASVLAVCRVHQLLPDPVGSVGVTAIDKRPVEGPVKVHKLGIHGDVQASRVHHGGEDQAVYAYSQEDADYWSNELQRDLPAGIFGENLRVAGIDPTGAVIGERWKIGLDVELEVTSPRTPCATFQRVLGEPTWVKRFSDAGRVGSYLRVIKPGSISAGDHIHRTFVPKHGVTVAQWFSEPTPDLVQILLDAEADGEIRLQEDYHREFDKVLRRSGL
- a CDS encoding response regulator: MTLVLIVEDEARIARAMQVTLQAHGYQAMTVGNGADALNAAAKHPVNIVVLDLGLPDIDGVEIIRRIRGWSSMPIIVLSARHASEDKVEALDAGADDYVTKPFGLDELLARLRVASRRVGAGGEEPTLATADFIVDLAGKKIVKDGAEVRLTPTEWNILELLVRNKGKLVSQQQLLTQVWGQAYAKETQYLRVYIAQLRRKLERDPAEPRHLHTEAGMGYRFDP
- a CDS encoding ATP-binding protein — its product is MAATEAQGNGDEGALLKFPTVRGIGRGRVTAGLVLALLLPPAVEVTVTVLNFRNFSMIMLLQLAVAVAVAAIGGLWPAVVAAVLGSFLLNYFSADPVGSLSIADPTTLFTLVVFLAVACGVALAVGLASRRAQEAARSGAEATALSELALRILSSDGSLETFLEKVRGNLGMDAVTLLGSSGTRTATQGAPAEWRVLATAGPNPPVTHAAADHAAVVDPHYTLLLRGGPLSPHHQRMLVAFGAFVVAVRERQQLVKSRRDNLRLSEGNKMRTSILRAVSHDLRTPLAGIKLAVSSLRQEDVSFPPDVERELLETIEDYADRLDHLVDNLLDMSRITADAVNPLLSGIVWADVLPDALQGVPHERLRNELPPNLPPVQADAGMLERVVANIVENAMKYAPDSDVVLTARAGEGITVREQPASELRIADHGKGVGHEEVLTMFQPFQRFGDSSAASTAGGTGTGGGVGLGLAVAKGFTEAMGGRLAAEPTPGGGLTMVVTLPLWTGDPL
- a CDS encoding Tat pathway signal protein; this translates as MDPKDSPDAAGNNGSGGDNNDGLNAANNAPKPPPWQVPKPELHPELFTPVEDGPTESRKRSRNKKVPADASAPAGASAANGQAEPGKPLPVVDPFEREREREAAAAAKKKKRSQRRTIVVGLGVTALLAGTITAIVASNEQEADYAQVCFNEETGERVDDDRCNNSSSAGRSSGVYAWYFYSRGASVPAVGQNRSAFPSATKTVPQGAKSSTGYSTKGGTVSRGGFGSSSKSGGSSGG